The region GTTTCACGCTGATCGAATTGATGATCGTGCTCGCGATCGTCGGCGTCGTCGCCGCGTACGCGATTCCCGCCTATCAGGATTATCTCGCGCGCAGCCGGGTCGGCGAGGGGCTCGCGCTCGCCGCGTCCGCGCGGCTCGCGGTTGCCGAGAACGCGGCGAGCGGCAATGGATTCTCGGGCGGCTACGTGTCGCCGCCCGCCACGCGCAACGTCGATTCGATCCGGGTCGACGACGACTCCGGGCAGATCGTCGTCGCGTTCACGACGCGCGTGGCGGCGGCGGGCGCGAATACGCTCGTGCTGGTGCCGTCCGCGCCGGATCAGGCGGATACGCCGACGGCGCGTGTCGCGTTGTCGAAGGGCGCCGTCCAGGCGGGGGCGATCACGTGGGAATGCTTTGCCGACGGCAAGGCGTCGTCGTCGCTGCCCGCGCCGGGCGCCGGCCCGCTGCCGACCGATGCGCCGACGCTGGCCGGCAAGCTGGCGCCCCCCGAGTGCCGCGCGTGATGGCCGCCGGCGGCCGCGGCGAAGCCGCGCAAGCGCACGATGACGCGATGGAGCGATCGCCGGGAATGGGTCTTGCGCGGCATGGCGGCCGTCCGGCGGCGGATAGGGCGCGGGCGGCGCGGCGGCCGCGCACCGCGATGGTGCGCCGCGCGATGTCGGTGCGTGTCGGACGCCCGCGCCCGCACAGCACGGGGTTTTTTTTGTATAGTGCGCCGGTTGCTGACACCCGGTTTGCTCATGCCTTCTTCCTTTCTGCGTTCTCTATCGCTGATCGCGCTTGCCGTCGCCCTGATCCTGCCGTATGCGATCACGAACCACACCTATCCGATCCCGACCTTCTATTCCGAATTCGCCGCGTTCGCGCTGTATTGGGTGCTCGGCGCGAGCGTCGTCCTGCTCGTGAAAGCCGAGCGCGCCGAGCAGCCGTTCGCGGCGCCGATGGCGCTCGTCGCGCCGCTCGGGTTCGGCGCGGTATTGCTTGCGCAGATCGCGCTGCTGCCGCTGCGCCAGCCCTCGATGAACTGGCTCGCGATGGGCTACCTGCTCGGCGCGCTCGTCGCGATGCAGGCCGGGTATGCGCTCGCGCGCGTGAACATGGTCGATATGGTCGCGCGGATGATCGCGGGCGCGACGATCGTCGGCGGCGTCGTCGCGGTCGCCTGCCAGTTCGTGCAGCTGTTCCATCTGGAGACGACGTTCTCGCCGTTCGTCGTGTCGTATGGCGTGACCGTCGAGCGCCGCCCGTACGGCAACATGGCGCAGGCCAACCACTTGGCGACCTATATCGCGTTCGCGCTCGCGGGCGCGCTCTATCTCGTGCAGACGCGGCGGATGCCGGCGCTCGCGTGGGCGGCGCTATCGGCGCTGCTGTCGGTCGGGCTCGCGCTGACCGTGTCGCGCGGGCCTTGGCTGCAGGTCGGCGTGATGGTGGTCGCCGGCTTCTGGATGGCGTTCGCGCAGGCCCGGCGCGACCCGGCGGCGAGCCGCGCGCGCGCGTGGGCGATTCCCGTCGTGCTCGGCGTGCTGTTCGTCGCGGTCAACGTCGCGGTGCGCTGGGCCAACGTGCACTACCATCTCGGCCTCGCGGAATCCGCCGCGGACCGCATGCGCGACGCCGGTCAGATCGCGCCGCGCCTCGCGCTCTGGAAGTACGGCCTCACGATGTTCCGCGAGCATCCGCTGCTCGGCGTCGGCTGGGGCGAGTTCCCGATCCACCAGTTCGAGCTCGCGCGCCGGCTGGGCGGCGTCGAGATCGCGAACAACTCGCACGACATCTTCATCGATCTGCTCGCGAAATCCGGCTTGCTCGGCCTCGGCGTGCTGTTCGTCGCGCTCGTCGCGTGGTTCGTGCGCGCGCTGCGCGTGCCGCATACCGAGAGCCGCGTGTTCGGTTTCGCGCTCGTCGGCATCGTGCTGATGCATGCGCTCGTCGAATATCCGCAGCAGTACACGTTCTTCCTGCTGCCCGTGATGTTCGTGATCGGCCTGCTCGAGACGAAGCCGCTACGCGCGCTGCCCGGCCGCGCGGCGTTCGTGCTGTTCGCGGCGCTATCGGTGGCGGGGCTTGCGTCGCTGTATCCGATCCTGCGCGACTACCAGCGCGCCGAGGTGCTGTATTACGGCACGAATCCGGCCGAGCAATACCGCGCGCACCCGTCGTTCCTGTTCGGCGCCTGGGGGGATTACGGCGCGGCGACGCTGCTCGCGATCTCGCGCGAGAACCTGCCGGCGAAGCTCGCCGCCCACGAAAGCGCGATCGCGCTGCTGCCGGGCGAGACGGTGCTGCGCCGCTACGCGGTGCTGCAGGCGCTCGACGGCCGCGAGACCGACGCGCTCGATACGATCGAGCGTTTGCGCGTGTTCGCGGAGGAGCTGCACGACTGGCCGGTGCAGCTCGCCGCGCTGTACAAGCTGCTCGACGACCAGCCGTCGCTGAAGTCGTTCAAGGCGGCGCTCGTCGCGAAATACGGGACGCCCGCGGCGAACCTGTCGGCGGACGACGAGGAAGACGACGGCGACGATTGATTGTCGGCCGGCCGCGTTTAGACCGCGATCCATCGGGAAGCCGCCGCTTGATGCGGTGGTTTTTTCCTGTGCGGCGCGCGGTTTCGCGGGCGATGAAAATGGTGTGACGATGCCGGCGGACATCGGACATCGGACACGGGGCATTGCAAGCCGCAAGCCGCGAGTCGATGAAGCATGACGCGAAATGCGAACTGCACGAAAGCGGGCCCCGAAGCGCGATATCCGATCGAGCGACCCAAAGGCGGCATGAGACACCTCATCCCGCTTTCCGGTTTCGCATCGTCGCCCCGCATGCATCGACACGGTTTCGCCGTCGCAGACGGCCGATGTCAAAAGACCGCAGTCAGGCCGCGGCCGGGGCATCGCCGCGGGTCTTGCGCGTCGCCGCCGTCCCATCGCGGATGACGTTAACCAGTGTTAAATCCCGCCCTATTCGCGCATCGCGCGCCGCAGCGCGCGTATGCGCGCGATGTCGTTCGGGTATGCTTGGGCGCGGTATTTACCGACCGGAACGAATTTCCTGCCCTGGGGAAAGCTCATGAAAAAGCGTATTCATCGCATTGCCGCCGCAGGCATCCTGGTTGCCGGTGTGCTGTCGCTTTCGGCCGCGCATGCGCAACTCGGCGATTTTCTCAAGCAAGGCGCCGATGCCGGCAACGGCGGCGCGGGCGGCATTGCCGGCGCGCTCGGCAATCTCGGCGGCGGGGGCGGCGCGGCGTCGGCCGGCTCGCTGCTGACGCCCGGCAGCACCGGCAACGTCGCCGGCCTGCTGCAATTCTGCGTCAAGAACGACTATCTCGGCGACGGCGGCGCGTCGTCGATCAAGGACGCGCTGATGAGCAAGCTGGGCGCGGGCGTCACGTCGGACAGCACGTATGCGAGCGGCGCGAGCGGGATTCTCGATGCCGGCAACGGCCGCACGCTCGACCTGAGCGGCGGGCAGAGCTTCAAGCAGCAACTGACGAAGCAGGTGTGCGACAAGGTGTTGTCGCAAGCGAAGGCGCTGTTGTAAGCACGGCCGGCGGGCGGCGTGCCGTCGTCGGCGGAACGGGCGGCGCGGCTCGATGCGCGCGTCGTCGCTGCGACGACGCACGTCGGTGAACGCCGGGACCGCGCAAGGCGCGCCGCGCCGGCGTTCGGCGCGAACCAAACATCGGCGAACAAAACGGGGGGCGGAATCGCATGGCGGCGCGCGACGCGCATGCCGTCGATTCACGCGATGGATGCTGTAGTCGGACCACAACGAACATGAAGACCTACTCGACGTACCTGGCGCTTCCTCTTGCCGCGTCGCTGCTTGCAGGCTGCGCGGCGTTCGCGCCGCGCGATGCGGCGAAGCTCGAATGCACGATGCCGGTCGCGGCGTATCCGGAGAATGCGAAGCCGCTCGAGCGCCGGGCGACTGTGCTCGTGCGCGCGATGATCACGGCGTCGGGCAACGCGGAGAACGTCACGGTGACGACGAGCAGCCGGAACGCCGCGGCTGACCGCGCAGCCGTCGATGCGATGTCGAGGATCGCGTGCTCGCAGACTCCCGCGCGCGGCGGCGAGCCGTATCCGTTCACGCTGACGCGGCCGTTCGTGTTCGAGCCG is a window of Burkholderia mallei ATCC 23344 DNA encoding:
- the pilA gene encoding type IV pilus assembly protein PilA; this encodes MRARGFTLIELMIVLAIVGVVAAYAIPAYQDYLARSRVGEGLALAASARLAVAENAASGNGFSGGYVSPPATRNVDSIRVDDDSGQIVVAFTTRVAAAGANTLVLVPSAPDQADTPTARVALSKGAVQAGAITWECFADGKASSSLPAPGAGPLPTDAPTLAGKLAPPECRA
- a CDS encoding PglL family O-oligosaccharyltransferase is translated as MPSSFLRSLSLIALAVALILPYAITNHTYPIPTFYSEFAAFALYWVLGASVVLLVKAERAEQPFAAPMALVAPLGFGAVLLAQIALLPLRQPSMNWLAMGYLLGALVAMQAGYALARVNMVDMVARMIAGATIVGGVVAVACQFVQLFHLETTFSPFVVSYGVTVERRPYGNMAQANHLATYIAFALAGALYLVQTRRMPALAWAALSALLSVGLALTVSRGPWLQVGVMVVAGFWMAFAQARRDPAASRARAWAIPVVLGVLFVAVNVAVRWANVHYHLGLAESAADRMRDAGQIAPRLALWKYGLTMFREHPLLGVGWGEFPIHQFELARRLGGVEIANNSHDIFIDLLAKSGLLGLGVLFVALVAWFVRALRVPHTESRVFGFALVGIVLMHALVEYPQQYTFFLLPVMFVIGLLETKPLRALPGRAAFVLFAALSVAGLASLYPILRDYQRAEVLYYGTNPAEQYRAHPSFLFGAWGDYGAATLLAISRENLPAKLAAHESAIALLPGETVLRRYAVLQALDGRETDALDTIERLRVFAEELHDWPVQLAALYKLLDDQPSLKSFKAALVAKYGTPAANLSADDEEDDGDD
- a CDS encoding DUF2501 domain-containing protein, translating into MKKRIHRIAAAGILVAGVLSLSAAHAQLGDFLKQGADAGNGGAGGIAGALGNLGGGGGAASAGSLLTPGSTGNVAGLLQFCVKNDYLGDGGASSIKDALMSKLGAGVTSDSTYASGASGILDAGNGRTLDLSGGQSFKQQLTKQVCDKVLSQAKALL
- a CDS encoding TonB family protein — translated: MKTYSTYLALPLAASLLAGCAAFAPRDAAKLECTMPVAAYPENAKPLERRATVLVRAMITASGNAENVTVTTSSRNAAADRAAVDAMSRIACSQTPARGGEPYPFTLTRPFVFEPRAKAPR